One window of Thiomicrorhabdus lithotrophica genomic DNA carries:
- the glgB gene encoding 1,4-alpha-glucan branching protein GlgB yields the protein MQISLQTLGKVLQTNIHVLAQGRHHDPFVFLGCHPIDITEKQQHKENGWALCVWLPTAETAKVDDIELQRVEGTDVFMAFITDKQKEGLPKHYVVEWVEKGGSEHAMVSPYTFLPQLGELDLHLFAEGQHWNLYDVLGAHPKVIDGVEGVQFAVWAPSAERVSVVGDFNGWHGLRHPMRVNGGSGVWELFIPGLQAGDIYKFEIRNRQTGHCFVKTDPYAASMEYRPKTGCVVYESQHKWNDQAWLTKLAEFDWQKSPINIYEVHLGSWQRADDGLFLNYREIAHRLVEYVKWMGYTHIELLPISEHPLDESWGYQTTGYFSPTSRFGSPDDFRYFVDHCHQNNIGVFLDWVPAHFPKDEFALGRFDGSALYEHEDPRRGEHQDWGTYIFNFGRNEVKNFLISNALYWLKELHIDGLRVDAVASMLYLDYSREEGQWLPNEHGGRENLEAIEFMRSLNEQVHSQCPGAVVMAEESTSWPMVSRPNWMGGLGFSMKWNMGWMNDTLDYFEKEPIYRPYHHNQLTFSQVYAYSENFVLPLSHDEVVHLKGSLIAKMPGDDWQKAANLRLLLAYQGLHPGKKLLFMGCEFAQWGEWSESRALDWHLCDHPLNRGIQLLAKSVNELYQSHPALYERDFESSGFEWIDCHDFQQSVLSFIRHSDHQKLICVFNFTPVPRENYRIGLPQPGQYIEVLNSDSELFGGSNKGNAGSVTSEDYAWMNQPYSAELTLPPLSVVVLKLE from the coding sequence ATGCAAATTAGCTTGCAAACCCTCGGTAAAGTCTTACAGACAAATATCCATGTCTTAGCGCAAGGTCGACATCACGATCCTTTTGTTTTTTTAGGGTGTCACCCAATAGATATTACAGAAAAACAGCAGCATAAAGAAAATGGCTGGGCGCTTTGTGTTTGGTTGCCAACAGCTGAAACTGCTAAGGTTGACGATATTGAATTGCAGCGAGTTGAAGGCACTGATGTGTTTATGGCCTTCATTACAGACAAGCAAAAAGAGGGCTTGCCGAAGCATTATGTCGTTGAATGGGTCGAAAAAGGTGGTTCCGAACACGCCATGGTGTCACCTTATACCTTTCTGCCGCAGTTAGGTGAGTTGGACTTGCATCTTTTTGCAGAAGGTCAGCACTGGAATTTATATGATGTTTTAGGCGCACACCCTAAGGTGATTGACGGTGTTGAAGGGGTGCAATTTGCAGTTTGGGCGCCTTCAGCAGAAAGGGTCTCGGTTGTGGGTGACTTTAATGGTTGGCATGGTTTGCGTCACCCTATGCGAGTGAACGGTGGTTCAGGTGTTTGGGAGTTGTTTATACCAGGCCTGCAAGCGGGAGATATTTATAAGTTTGAAATTCGTAATCGTCAAACTGGCCACTGCTTTGTTAAAACAGATCCGTATGCCGCTTCTATGGAATATAGACCAAAAACAGGGTGTGTCGTTTATGAGAGTCAACATAAATGGAATGACCAGGCCTGGTTAACTAAATTAGCTGAATTTGATTGGCAAAAATCCCCAATCAATATTTATGAAGTGCATTTAGGTTCATGGCAAAGAGCAGATGACGGACTTTTCTTAAACTATCGTGAAATAGCACATAGGTTGGTTGAGTACGTCAAATGGATGGGCTATACCCACATTGAATTACTGCCAATCTCCGAACATCCTTTGGATGAATCTTGGGGTTACCAAACAACGGGTTATTTTTCACCCACCAGCCGTTTTGGATCACCGGATGATTTCCGTTATTTTGTGGATCATTGCCATCAAAATAATATTGGCGTGTTTTTGGATTGGGTTCCTGCACACTTTCCAAAAGATGAATTTGCTCTGGGAAGGTTTGACGGTAGTGCACTTTATGAACATGAAGATCCACGCAGAGGAGAGCATCAAGATTGGGGGACGTATATTTTCAATTTTGGGCGTAATGAAGTTAAAAACTTTTTAATTAGTAATGCGCTCTATTGGCTTAAAGAACTTCATATTGATGGTTTGCGTGTGGATGCTGTTGCCTCAATGCTGTATTTAGATTATTCGCGTGAAGAGGGGCAATGGCTACCAAATGAACATGGCGGTCGAGAAAACCTTGAAGCGATTGAGTTCATGCGCAGTTTAAATGAACAAGTACACTCTCAATGTCCTGGAGCTGTGGTGATGGCAGAAGAATCTACTTCATGGCCAATGGTGTCTCGTCCTAATTGGATGGGTGGCTTAGGTTTTTCAATGAAGTGGAATATGGGTTGGATGAACGATACCCTAGACTACTTTGAAAAAGAACCAATTTACAGGCCTTATCACCACAACCAACTGACATTTAGTCAGGTATATGCTTATTCAGAAAATTTTGTATTACCACTTTCGCATGATGAAGTGGTGCATTTAAAAGGGTCATTAATTGCCAAAATGCCTGGGGATGACTGGCAAAAAGCCGCTAATTTACGCTTATTGCTCGCTTATCAAGGTTTGCACCCAGGTAAAAAGTTACTGTTTATGGGCTGTGAGTTTGCACAATGGGGCGAGTGGAGTGAGTCGCGTGCTTTGGATTGGCATTTATGTGACCATCCGTTAAATAGAGGCATACAGCTATTAGCTAAATCGGTTAATGAACTGTATCAATCTCATCCAGCATTATATGAACGCGATTTTGAATCAAGCGGATTTGAGTGGATCGACTGTCATGACTTTCAACAGTCGGTATTAAGTTTTATTCGTCATTCAGATCATCAAAAATTAATCTGTGTGTTCAATTTCACCCCAGTGCCAAGAGAAAATTACCGTATTGGCTTGCCTCAGCCTGGGCAGTATATTGAGGTATTGAATTCCGATTCAGAGCTTTTTGGTGGAAGTAATAAAGGTAATGCAGGGTCTGTTACCAGTGAAGACTATGCATGGATGAATCAGCCTTATTCAGCTGAATTGACCTTGCCACCATTAAGTGTTGTTGTGCTGAAGTTGGAATAA
- a CDS encoding glycoside hydrolase family 57 protein has product MDKKKIKVVLCWHMHQPHYRDGLDGVYRLPWVYLHAIKDYSDMVWHLENCPEAKVVVNFAPVLLEQLDDYEQQMRAWLGKGVAMQDPLLNLAAGLNPIPQTAKEREEIVAVCQRAYAPTMINVLPAFRELVDMVECNMAPHRTENVCVSYLNDQYFTDLLVWYHLAWMGESLRHSDERVDALMDKRNHYTIEDQRILIEIIADCVGSIIPRYKALMERGQIEISMTPYGHPIVPLLIDFKSMRDALPDAPAPAYAGYPDGYERSKWHMEHGLKVYQQHFDTKPEGVWLSEGAISSTAVGLLDEYGFKWTASGEGVWRHSCEASCVDQHDYHSKKALYQPLQLASQKCAMFFRDDGLSDMVGFQYKDWHPTDAANDFAQHMENIANFLGDRVEEHVVSVILDGENAWEYYFDNASHFLKEMYSALSNHPRVEMTTFSDALESGAKIRHLPILKAGSWVYGSFSTWIGDEDKNRAWDLLVEAKQCFDEAVATEALSAQEVQQATEQLAICEGSDWFWWFGGYNPSDSVQDFDNLYRRHLKRLYQLLNKTPPTSLEIPISLGGGDMENSGTMRRN; this is encoded by the coding sequence ATGGACAAGAAAAAAATTAAAGTGGTTTTATGTTGGCACATGCATCAACCACACTACCGGGATGGGTTAGATGGTGTATACCGCTTACCGTGGGTGTATTTGCATGCCATAAAAGATTATTCAGACATGGTTTGGCATTTAGAAAATTGCCCTGAAGCAAAAGTCGTTGTAAATTTCGCTCCCGTTTTACTTGAACAGTTGGATGATTATGAGCAGCAGATGCGCGCCTGGTTAGGTAAAGGCGTTGCAATGCAAGATCCGCTTTTGAATTTAGCTGCTGGTCTTAACCCAATTCCACAAACTGCAAAAGAGCGTGAAGAAATTGTAGCGGTTTGTCAGCGAGCTTATGCGCCAACCATGATTAATGTGCTACCTGCTTTCCGAGAGTTAGTGGATATGGTGGAGTGTAATATGGCGCCGCATAGAACAGAAAATGTTTGTGTGAGTTACCTTAATGACCAATATTTTACCGACTTATTAGTTTGGTATCACCTGGCTTGGATGGGTGAAAGTTTGCGCCACTCTGATGAAAGAGTGGATGCTCTAATGGATAAAAGAAATCACTATACGATTGAAGATCAACGCATACTGATTGAAATCATTGCAGATTGCGTTGGTAGTATTATCCCACGTTATAAAGCCCTAATGGAACGCGGTCAAATTGAAATATCCATGACGCCATATGGTCACCCAATTGTCCCTTTACTTATTGATTTCAAAAGTATGCGTGATGCTTTACCAGATGCGCCTGCTCCCGCGTATGCAGGTTATCCAGATGGTTACGAGCGATCTAAGTGGCACATGGAACATGGATTAAAGGTCTATCAGCAGCACTTTGATACTAAGCCTGAAGGTGTTTGGTTATCCGAAGGAGCTATTAGCAGTACCGCCGTTGGTTTGTTAGATGAATACGGATTTAAGTGGACAGCTTCTGGTGAAGGCGTTTGGCGACATTCTTGTGAGGCTTCATGCGTTGATCAGCACGATTACCATAGTAAGAAAGCGTTGTATCAGCCATTGCAACTGGCATCACAAAAATGTGCCATGTTTTTTAGAGATGATGGCCTATCGGACATGGTTGGTTTTCAATATAAAGATTGGCACCCAACGGATGCAGCCAATGATTTTGCACAACACATGGAAAACATAGCCAATTTCTTGGGCGATAGGGTTGAAGAACATGTTGTCTCAGTTATTCTTGATGGGGAAAATGCATGGGAATACTATTTTGATAACGCGAGTCATTTCTTAAAAGAGATGTATTCTGCATTGTCAAATCATCCACGTGTTGAAATGACGACATTCTCTGATGCGTTGGAAAGTGGTGCCAAAATACGCCACCTGCCAATTCTAAAAGCAGGTAGTTGGGTTTACGGTTCTTTTTCAACGTGGATTGGCGATGAAGATAAAAATAGAGCCTGGGATTTGCTCGTTGAGGCTAAACAGTGCTTTGATGAAGCGGTCGCTACTGAGGCACTATCCGCACAAGAGGTTCAGCAGGCAACTGAACAACTGGCTATTTGTGAAGGGTCAGATTGGTTCTGGTGGTTTGGGGGATACAACCCTTCGGATAGCGTACAAGATTTTGATAACTTATATCGAAGACATTTAAAACGACTGTATCAATTGTTAAATAAAACGCCGCCTACGAGTTTGGAAATTCCGATTTCTTTGGGTGGTGGTGATATGGAAAATTCAGGAACGATGCGTCGAAATTGA
- the malQ gene encoding 4-alpha-glucanotransferase, giving the protein MNKRQAGVLLHPTSLPNPNGKPGQLNNQAWLFLDWMESAGLSIWQMLPLTEPHDDLSPYQAVSAFALNPALLPDDWQSFIEPQAFAAYSKTPPHWLEDYALFMAIRDNQNHASWSQWPDGLKNRDTDVLQAFSLEHSEKITALKQQQYVLSVIWHKLKKEANQKGIQLFGDMPIFVAFDSADVWANPDQFQLDEDLNPTVVTGVPPDYFSETGQRWGNPHYNWQAMQADGFSWWRKRVAEALKQFDLVRIDHFRGLEASWEIDATEETAINGHWVKIPGEALLDVLQKDFPDLPLVAEDLGIITDEVVALKEKYALPGMSVLQFGFNGLPDNPHSLHEQVENSVTYTGTHDNDTTLGWFESLDDGAKHWIMEQLTPLARDKIAQANLPEELLLSMPWPLIVAGFESVASRVIVPMQDFLMLDSSHRMNIPGTSEGNWGWQFDWSQVPEELAVHIKTLVFHSNRLGDLHEK; this is encoded by the coding sequence GTGAATAAAAGACAAGCTGGTGTTTTACTTCATCCAACGTCATTACCAAATCCAAATGGTAAGCCTGGCCAATTAAATAACCAGGCCTGGTTGTTTTTAGATTGGATGGAATCAGCGGGTTTATCTATTTGGCAGATGCTTCCGTTAACAGAGCCGCATGATGACTTATCTCCTTATCAAGCGGTGTCAGCGTTTGCTTTAAATCCTGCATTGCTTCCTGATGATTGGCAATCATTTATTGAGCCACAAGCGTTTGCTGCTTACTCGAAAACACCTCCGCACTGGTTAGAGGACTATGCCTTGTTTATGGCGATTCGCGATAATCAAAATCATGCCTCTTGGTCGCAGTGGCCAGATGGTTTAAAAAATCGAGATACGGATGTTTTACAAGCTTTTTCACTTGAACATTCTGAGAAGATTACAGCGTTAAAGCAACAGCAGTATGTCTTATCGGTTATTTGGCACAAGCTTAAAAAAGAGGCAAATCAAAAGGGAATTCAGCTGTTTGGTGATATGCCAATTTTTGTCGCGTTTGATAGCGCTGATGTATGGGCAAATCCCGATCAGTTTCAGTTGGATGAAGATTTAAATCCCACGGTTGTTACTGGTGTTCCTCCTGACTATTTTTCTGAAACCGGTCAACGCTGGGGAAATCCACACTATAACTGGCAAGCGATGCAGGCCGACGGGTTTAGTTGGTGGAGAAAGCGTGTTGCAGAGGCTTTAAAACAGTTTGATTTAGTGCGTATTGATCACTTTAGAGGTTTGGAAGCCTCTTGGGAAATTGATGCAACAGAAGAAACCGCTATCAATGGTCATTGGGTGAAAATACCTGGTGAAGCACTTTTAGATGTCTTGCAGAAGGATTTTCCTGATTTGCCTTTAGTCGCAGAAGATTTAGGAATTATCACGGATGAAGTGGTCGCTTTAAAAGAAAAGTACGCTTTACCAGGCATGTCGGTTTTGCAGTTTGGTTTTAATGGTTTGCCTGATAATCCGCACTCATTACATGAACAAGTAGAAAATTCAGTTACTTATACCGGAACCCATGATAATGACACAACTTTAGGTTGGTTTGAAAGCTTGGACGATGGAGCAAAACATTGGATTATGGAACAGTTAACCCCTCTTGCTAGGGATAAAATCGCTCAAGCAAACTTGCCTGAAGAATTGTTATTAAGTATGCCGTGGCCGCTGATTGTTGCCGGGTTTGAGTCGGTTGCTTCACGAGTCATTGTGCCAATGCAAGATTTCTTGATGTTAGATTCCAGTCATCGAATGAATATTCCCGGCACTTCGGAAGGCAATTGGGGTTGGCAATTTGATTGGTCACAGGTGCCAGAAGAATTGGCAGTTCATATAAAAACATTAGTGTTTCATTCAAACCGTTTAGGTGATCTTCATGAAAAATAG
- the glgA gene encoding glycogen synthase GlgA has protein sequence MKILFASSEAHPFIKTGGLADVSGSLPNALVALKHKVRLVLPAYQAVLKKLPAKEIKKVAEVSVSGCGKTYSAQVLQVKVGAVKGIDFPVWLVDIPELFDRPGNPYLAADGTDWWDNGERFAIFSMVVNELAMNRAGLKWQPDVVHANDWQTGLVPALLSLEEDAPKTVFTIHNMAYPGNFPKSLFDSLRLPWQLWGMEGAEFYGHFSMLKAGLIKADWVSTVSPTYAKEICFPEFAYGLEGVLQKREIEGRLTGIINGIDEHVWNPATDNLIVQNYSAKKGRIAGKLANKKALLSELCILRGEKEKKSLERLSSCMDKPLIGLVGRLVEQKGMDLVLEIMPELIQQTNANFVIVGTGDKVFEAQVRTLSQKYPHRVWAFIGYSESLAHRVEAGADMFLMPSRFEPCGLNQMYSLAYGTPPIVHHTGGLADSVVNATDENIKAGTATGFVFYDPSRHALKSTILHALHLFGKRRTWQKIQKTGMELSLDWKHSAKKYIELYSEIK, from the coding sequence ATGAAAATCCTTTTTGCCTCATCTGAAGCCCATCCGTTTATTAAAACAGGCGGTTTAGCAGACGTTTCGGGTAGTTTGCCAAATGCCTTGGTTGCTTTGAAGCACAAAGTACGATTGGTGCTCCCTGCTTATCAAGCAGTTTTGAAAAAGTTACCAGCCAAAGAGATTAAAAAAGTGGCTGAAGTATCAGTGAGTGGTTGCGGTAAAACGTATAGTGCACAAGTTTTACAAGTTAAAGTGGGTGCGGTAAAAGGTATAGACTTTCCTGTTTGGTTAGTCGATATTCCAGAGTTATTTGACAGGCCTGGTAATCCTTACTTAGCGGCAGATGGAACAGATTGGTGGGACAACGGTGAGCGTTTTGCTATTTTTTCGATGGTTGTGAATGAATTAGCTATGAATAGAGCGGGCCTGAAGTGGCAGCCAGATGTCGTACATGCTAATGATTGGCAGACTGGTTTGGTTCCAGCACTTTTAAGTCTTGAAGAAGACGCGCCAAAAACGGTTTTTACCATTCATAATATGGCTTACCCAGGTAACTTTCCAAAATCGTTGTTTGACTCTTTAAGGCTTCCTTGGCAGCTATGGGGTATGGAAGGTGCTGAGTTTTATGGCCATTTTTCAATGCTTAAAGCTGGTCTTATTAAAGCGGATTGGGTTTCAACAGTTAGCCCAACTTACGCAAAAGAGATTTGTTTCCCTGAATTTGCTTATGGACTAGAAGGTGTATTGCAAAAACGAGAAATTGAAGGTCGTTTGACGGGAATTATAAATGGCATTGATGAGCATGTTTGGAATCCAGCAACGGATAACCTGATTGTGCAAAACTATTCGGCTAAAAAAGGTCGTATTGCAGGCAAGCTTGCTAATAAAAAAGCCTTGTTAAGTGAGCTTTGTATCTTACGCGGTGAAAAAGAGAAAAAATCTCTTGAGCGTCTTTCTAGTTGTATGGATAAACCATTAATTGGATTAGTGGGCAGGCTCGTTGAACAAAAAGGTATGGATTTAGTTTTAGAGATCATGCCTGAATTAATTCAGCAAACGAATGCAAACTTTGTCATTGTTGGAACTGGAGACAAGGTGTTTGAAGCACAAGTTAGAACCTTATCGCAAAAATACCCTCATCGTGTTTGGGCGTTTATAGGTTACTCAGAATCTTTAGCTCACAGGGTTGAAGCTGGGGCGGATATGTTTTTAATGCCGTCTCGTTTTGAACCTTGTGGATTAAATCAAATGTATAGCTTGGCGTATGGCACGCCTCCGATTGTTCATCATACAGGTGGGCTGGCTGACAGCGTTGTTAATGCCACGGATGAAAATATAAAAGCGGGCACCGCTACAGGGTTTGTGTTTTATGATCCAAGTCGCCACGCATTAAAATCAACAATACTGCATGCTTTGCATCTATTTGGTAAAAGACGTACTTGGCAAAAAATTCAAAAAACCGGTATGGAGCTATCTTTAGATTGGAAGCATAGTGCAAAAAAATATATAGAATTGTATTCGGAGATAAAGTAA
- a CDS encoding glycogen/starch/alpha-glucan phosphorylase, translated as MPTTQEAKRMELISDMMQHIGTEKEDIEIDFLRYLCHTLGRNITSDDYYLYKALSYTMRDRLMSHWKKTWEAYNEKELKKAYYLSMEFLIGRSLTNNLLNLGVESETQQAMYDLGLDLEEIEEAERDAGLGNGGLGRLAACFMDSCATLQLPVMGYGLRYEYGMFRQLIQNGYQIEEPDHWLGSGPYPWEVQRAEYTQIIKFGGDTREYQDPHTGQLIVHWEHAEVVEAVPFDVPIPGFKNSTVNTLRLWSAQAQEGFNLSEFNAGSYHEAVAQKAEAENITMVLYPNDSSENGKELRLKQQYFLVSASLQDVVHQWKLKYKDFSNFAKFNAFQLNDTHPSLAVAELMRLLIDKEGIEWEEAWRITSETMAYTNHTLLPEALEKWPVGLFEKLLPRPLEIIYEINHRFLTQVSMKWPGDTDRQRRMSIIDEHNNVCMAYLAIVGSHSINGVAALHSELLKEGLFNDFYQLWPEKFNNKTNGVTQRRWLAGCNPELRALLKDKIGEGWITQLTDLEKIEPFAEDAQFQQAWYEVKQNNKQRLADMIDRKTGVKLSVDSMFDVQVKRIHEYKRQLLNVLHVIHLYSRIKNGDTHNWTNRSVIFGGKAAPGYAMAKNIIKLINNVAQIVNADPDVGDKLKVVFFPNYRVSAMEVICPGTDLSEQISTAGKEASGTGNMKFMMNGALTIGTLDGANVEIREAVGDENFFLFGLQTPEVEALRHHYQPQSFINESHCLQSVMSLLESGHFNQFEPGIFNDIINSIKSPSDPWMTLADFQSYIEMQEQAAQAYQNRSNWLKMSIINSARSGIFSTDRTMKEYNNDIWKLEPITIKS; from the coding sequence ATGCCTACAACGCAAGAAGCTAAAAGAATGGAATTGATTAGCGATATGATGCAGCATATCGGTACGGAAAAAGAAGATATTGAGATCGATTTTTTAAGATATTTATGTCATACCTTGGGTAGAAATATAACGTCTGACGATTATTATTTGTATAAAGCTTTGTCTTATACCATGCGCGATCGACTGATGTCGCACTGGAAAAAAACCTGGGAAGCTTATAACGAAAAAGAACTCAAGAAAGCCTATTATCTTTCAATGGAATTCCTGATTGGTCGCTCCTTAACCAATAACTTATTGAATCTAGGTGTTGAATCTGAAACTCAGCAAGCTATGTATGATTTAGGTTTAGACCTGGAAGAAATTGAAGAAGCGGAGCGTGATGCGGGTTTAGGTAATGGCGGTTTAGGTCGCTTAGCTGCATGCTTTATGGATAGTTGCGCAACATTACAGTTACCTGTGATGGGGTATGGTCTTCGATATGAGTATGGGATGTTTCGCCAATTAATCCAGAACGGGTATCAAATTGAAGAGCCTGATCATTGGTTAGGTTCAGGTCCTTATCCTTGGGAAGTTCAGCGTGCTGAATACACCCAAATCATTAAGTTTGGTGGAGATACACGAGAGTACCAGGATCCACATACTGGACAATTGATTGTGCATTGGGAGCATGCTGAGGTTGTTGAAGCGGTGCCTTTTGATGTACCTATTCCAGGTTTTAAAAATAGTACAGTAAATACGTTACGATTGTGGTCAGCACAGGCTCAGGAAGGGTTTAACTTGTCTGAATTTAACGCCGGTTCTTACCATGAAGCCGTCGCTCAAAAAGCGGAAGCTGAAAACATTACCATGGTCTTATACCCAAATGACAGTAGTGAAAATGGTAAAGAGCTTCGTCTGAAACAGCAGTACTTTTTGGTTTCGGCTAGTTTGCAAGATGTGGTCCATCAATGGAAATTAAAGTACAAAGACTTTAGCAACTTTGCTAAATTCAATGCATTTCAGCTTAATGATACCCACCCAAGTTTAGCGGTGGCCGAATTAATGCGTCTACTCATTGATAAAGAAGGGATTGAGTGGGAAGAGGCTTGGAGAATAACCAGCGAAACCATGGCTTATACCAACCATACCTTGTTGCCAGAAGCGCTAGAAAAATGGCCAGTTGGTTTGTTTGAAAAATTACTGCCACGCCCACTAGAAATTATTTATGAAATTAATCACCGCTTCTTAACGCAAGTATCAATGAAGTGGCCAGGCGACACCGATAGACAACGTCGTATGTCAATCATTGATGAACACAATAACGTTTGCATGGCGTATTTAGCGATTGTAGGTAGTCATTCCATTAACGGTGTGGCTGCACTTCATTCGGAGTTGTTAAAAGAGGGCTTATTTAATGACTTTTACCAGCTATGGCCAGAAAAGTTCAATAACAAAACTAATGGGGTTACTCAAAGACGTTGGTTGGCAGGATGTAATCCAGAGTTAAGAGCCTTACTAAAAGATAAAATTGGTGAAGGTTGGATTACCCAATTGACAGATTTAGAGAAAATTGAACCATTCGCTGAAGATGCACAGTTTCAGCAGGCCTGGTATGAAGTAAAACAGAATAATAAGCAAAGATTAGCTGACATGATTGATCGTAAAACTGGGGTTAAGTTGAGTGTTGACTCCATGTTTGATGTCCAGGTGAAGCGTATTCACGAATACAAGCGTCAGCTTTTGAATGTTCTGCATGTGATTCATTTGTATTCAAGAATTAAAAATGGGGATACGCATAACTGGACAAATCGCAGTGTTATCTTTGGTGGTAAAGCCGCTCCGGGTTATGCAATGGCTAAAAATATTATTAAATTGATTAATAATGTGGCTCAAATCGTCAATGCGGATCCCGATGTAGGCGATAAGCTAAAAGTGGTTTTCTTCCCGAACTATCGTGTTTCGGCTATGGAGGTGATTTGCCCGGGTACCGATTTATCAGAACAGATTTCAACAGCCGGTAAAGAAGCATCTGGTACCGGTAATATGAAGTTTATGATGAATGGTGCTTTAACCATTGGTACCTTGGACGGTGCCAACGTTGAAATTCGTGAAGCGGTAGGGGATGAAAATTTCTTCTTGTTTGGTTTGCAAACACCTGAAGTAGAAGCCTTACGTCACCATTATCAACCACAGAGTTTTATTAATGAAAGTCACTGTTTACAGTCCGTTATGTCATTGTTAGAGTCTGGTCATTTCAATCAATTTGAACCAGGTATTTTTAATGATATTATCAATTCAATAAAAAGCCCAAGTGATCCTTGGATGACCTTAGCGGATTTTCAAAGCTACATAGAAATGCAAGAACAAGCGGCTCAAGCTTATCAAAATCGCAGCAACTGGTTAAAAATGAGTATCATCAATTCAGCGCGCAGTGGCATATTCTCTACAGATAGAACGATGAAAGAATATAACAATGATATTTGGAAGTTAGAGCCAATCACAATTAAAAGTTAA